Proteins from one Ricinus communis isolate WT05 ecotype wild-type chromosome 9, ASM1957865v1, whole genome shotgun sequence genomic window:
- the LOC125371224 gene encoding uncharacterized protein LOC125371224, which yields MERSMIDAASGGALVDKTPEEAKQLISNMAKNSQQFGTRADGATRRVNEVNTKNLENQISDLTALVRQMAVGRLQMAKACGFAGQPQRKYDPFSNHYNPGWRYHPNLSYGNQGGQQNYPFHSFIRPPQIPHKPQASNSGMSLEDIVKNLGNNALQFQQKTRSSIQNLGNQITQLATSVSKFEAQNSEKLPSQPEINPNENVSAIFLRSGKKIPSGSIQLKGSEPSKEKEEEASSKASRGVKFDHPLSHSSHTPLPHFPSRLAKPKEDEQENKILDTFRKVNELIFPVDFYILEMDGNSSLKSASILLGRSIMKTAKTKINVDEGTLSVEFDG from the exons ATGGAAAGGAGTATGATTGATGCAGCAAGTGGTGGAGCTTTGGTAGACAAGACGCCTGAAGAAGCCAAgcaattaatttcaaatatggCCAAAAATTCTCAGCAATTTGGTACAAGGGCTGATGGAGCTACAAGGCGAGTTAATGAGGTAAACACTAAAAaccttgaaaatcaaatttctgatttaactGCTTTGGTTCGTCAAATGGCTGTAGGGCGATTGCAAATGGCAAAAGCTT GCGGATTTGCTGGTCAACCTCAAAGGAAGTATGACCCTTTTTCCAATCATTATAATCCTGGATGGAGATATCACCCGAATTTGAGCTATGGAAACCAAGGAGGACAACAAAATTATCCTTTCCATAGTTTCATTAGACCACCTCAAATTCCCCACAAACCTCAAGCTTCAAATTCAGGTATGTCTTTGgaagatattgttaaaaatcttGGTAACAATGCTCTTCAATTTCAACAGAAAACAAGGTCAAGCATTCAGAATTTAGGCAATCAAATTACTCAATTGGCTACGTCGGTTAGTAAATTTGAGGCTCAAAATTCTGAAAAACTACCTTCACAACCAGAGATAAATCCAAATGAGAATGTTAGTGCAATTTTTCTAAGAAGTGGAAAGAAGATTCCTTCAGGGTCGATTCAACTTAAGGGAAGTGAACCGagcaaggaaaaggaagaagaagcttcCTCTAAAGCATCACGTGGGGTAAAATTTGATCATCCTCTATCTCATTCATCTCACACTCCATTACCTCATTTTCCTAGCAGATTAGCTAagccaaaagaagatgagcaagaaaaTAAGATCTTGGATACATTTAGAAAG GTTAATGAGCTCATATTTCCTGTCGACTTTTACATTTTGGAAATGGATGGTAATTCCTCCTTAAAATCAGCTTCGATTTTATTAGGACGATCAATCATGAAAACTGCTAAGACAAAAATTAATGTAGATGAGGGTACTCTCTCCGTAGAGTTTGATGGATAG